A region of Sugiyamaella lignohabitans strain CBS 10342 chromosome A, complete sequence DNA encodes the following proteins:
- the TRS85 gene encoding Trs85p (Component of transport protein particle (TRAPP) complex III; TRAPPIII is a multimeric guanine nucleotide-exchange factor for the GTPase Ypt1p, regulating endosome-Golgi traffic and required for membrane expansion during autophagy and the CVT pathway; directs Ypt1p to the PAS; late post-replication meiotic role; GO_component: GO:0005794 - Golgi apparatus [Evidence IDA] [PMID 23986483]; GO_component: GO:1990072 - TRAPPIII protein complex [Evidence IDA] [PMID 20375281]; GO_component: GO:0031410 - cytoplasmic vesicle [Evidence IDA] [PMID 23129774]; GO_component: GO:0000407 - pre-autophagosomal structure [Evidence IEA]; GO_component: GO:0000407 - pre-autophagosomal structure [Evidence IDA] [PMID 20375281]; GO_function: GO:0003674 - molecular_function [Evidence ND]; GO_process: GO:0032258 - CVT pathway [Evidence IMP] [PMID 16874038]; GO_process: GO:0032258 - CVT pathway [Evidence IMP] [PMID 20375281]; GO_process: GO:0006888 - ER to Golgi vesicle-mediated transport [Evidence IGI] [PMID 10727015]; GO_process: GO:0006888 - ER to Golgi vesicle-mediated transport [Evidence IMP] [PMID 11239471]; GO_process: GO:0000045 - autophagic vacuole assembly [Evidence IMP] [PMID 23129774]; GO_process: GO:0006914 - autophagy [Evidence IEA]; GO_process: GO:0016236 - macroautophagy [Evidence IMP] [PMID 16079147]; GO_process: GO:0016236 - macroautophagy [Evidence IMP] [PMID 16874038]; GO_process: GO:0016236 - macroautophagy [Evidence IMP] [PMID 20375281]; GO_process: GO:0007126 - meiotic nuclear division [Evidence IEA]; GO_process: GO:0007126 - meiotic nuclear division [Evidence IMP] [PMID 8619313]; GO_process: GO:0030242 - peroxisome degradation [Evidence IMP] [PMID 16079147]; GO_process: GO:0030242 - peroxisome degradation [Evidence IMP] [PMID 16874038]; GO_process: GO:0034727 - piecemeal microautophagy of nucleus [Evidence IMP] [PMID 18701704]; GO_process: GO:0034497 - protein localization to pre-autophagosomal structure [Evidence IMP] [PMID 20375281]; GO_process: GO:0034497 - protein localization to pre-autophagosomal structure [Evidence IMP] [PMID 23129774]; GO_process: GO:0030435 - sporulation resulting in formation of a cellular spore [Evidence IEA]; GO_process: GO:0006810 - transport [Evidence IEA]; GO_process: GO:0016050 - vesicle organization [Evidence IMP] [PMID 16079147]), whose translation MDQETSTSPSEGAQSIPLACKDIVSKAFSPNVSISVSSDVNDVARDMGLDSFVNLLRPFGDRISGRITVCDSQAASVSFDDFAIRFSVGTGSDVTGSNGTNVADVTQETESTGTTSPTGASTSVATGSGITTPAHQLPQLFNNDELESYLANRLQSFADKGVKLTPQLSQELYLDFFKRILTPLSSIPPFETFNHPVTGVIAVSSRNEQPIETLSLLYNRSHDPQLVHDYINKDYLRYYVLVHDETTGDLDKSIALFEKMKRNFGLHCHMIRINRDTTSVDEASIMKLDQPEWQSLQQLQSANTGQESQLDTSHYIHKEDYESLQQFVREMVVQSVLPFMERCIATWNDQVASSRRGITGRFFSASKKYFSSSTRATSSILSTASGSSPFYFSLGGSGASTPASRSPTPPTRTISSPNYPASSSKFSYNYLTPEAQIRKLADFAFMLRDYKFAYTTYDLLKRDYHNDKAWSYLAGCEEMAAISYLMTAESLPPKQRVDIIDSLLDSSTYSYISRCSLPSYALRSILISSELLCTLNTPSAASDGATKWVLKALNERLVGRLGYAMLMERISGAYSAYDSVADRFVNPPGLAKGTPINASSVSLIQGAPDRSSTPASITSTNSNTSKIIASSTVRTSRTRKAAFWQLLAAREWNDANVKEKSIYCIDQANSLIYNELDWAHRPTGLLHRLQES comes from the coding sequence ATGGACCAGGAAACATCAACGAGCCCTTCTGAAGGTGCTCAGAGTATTCCTTTGGCATGTAAAGACATTGTGTCAAAGGCCTTTTCTCCGAATGTGTCTATCAGTGTATCCAGTGATGTAAACGATGTTGCTCGGGATATGGGTCTGGATTCGTTTGTAAATCTACTGCGACCATTCGGAGATAGAATTTCAGGCCGGATTACAGTATGTGACTCACAGGCTGCCAGTGTATCATTCGACGATTTTGCAATTCGGTTTAGTGTGGGTACTGGATCAGATGTTACCGGGTCAAATGGAACTAATGTTGCTGATGTAACTCAAGAAACTGAGTCCACTGGTACGACATCACCTACAGGCGCGAGTACTTCTGTGGCCACTGGATCCGGTATTACGACTCCTGCCCATCAACTACCTCAACTATTTAATAATGACGAACTGGAATCGTATCTTGCAAATCGGCTTCAGTCTTTTGCTGATAAAGGCGTCAAACTCACACCACAACTATCACAAGAATTATATCTAGACTTTTTCAAGCGTATATTAACGCCACTGTCGTCAATTCCTCCTTTTGAAACGTTTAACCATCCAGTTACCGGGGTCAttgctgtttcttctcgaAATGAACAGCCTATAGAGACGTTGTCATTGCTTTACAACCGCAGTCATGATCCACAACTCGTTCATGATTATATTAACAAAGATTATTTACGATACTATGTCCTGGTTCATGATGAGACGACAGGAGATCTCGACAAATCCATTGCATTATTTGAGAAAATGAAACGAAACTTCGGGCTTCATTGTCACATGATTAGAATCAATAGAGATACCACCAGTGTGGATGAAGCAAGTATAATGAAATTAGACCAGCCAGAATGGCAATCTTTACAACAGTTACAAAGTGCAAATACTGGACAGGAATCTCAATTAGACACATCCCACTATATCCATAAAGAAGATTACGAATCGTTACAACAGTTTGTACGAGAAATGGTAGTACAATCAGTTCTTCCGTTTATGGAAAGATGTATAGCAACATGGAATGACCAGGTTGCTTCAAGTCGGCGAGGAATAACTGGtagatttttttcagcatccaaaaagtatttttcatcttcaacaagagCAACTAGTTCGATACTTTCCACAGCAAGTGGGTCATCACCATTCTACTTCTCACTCGGAGGATCAGGAGCTtcaacaccagcatctAGATCCCCCACTCCGCCAACTAGAACTATTTCATCACCAAACTATCCTGCATCATCGTCAAAATTTTCATACAACTATCTCACCCCAGAAGCACAGATCCGAAAACTGGCAGATTTTGCCTTTATGCTTCGAGATTATAAATTCGCTTATACCACCTACGATTTGTTGAAACGAGACTATCACAACGATAAAGCATGGTCGTACTTAGCAGGCTGTGAAGAGATGGCAGCTATCAGTTATCTCATGACTGCCGAGAGTCTACCTCCCAAACAGCGAGTTGATATCATTGACTCGTTACTCGACTCATCAACTTATTCATACATATCGCGGTGTTCATTACCGTCTTATGCCCTTCGAAGTATTCTAATATCATCTGAGCTACTGTGTACTCTGAACACGccatcagctgcttcagATGGAGCTACTAAATGGGTGTTAAAGGCTCTCAACGAGCGCTTAGTAGGCCGATTGGGCTATGCCATGCTTATGGAACGAATCAGTGGTGCATACTCAGCATATGACAGTGTAGCAGACCGGTTTGTTAATCCACCTGGACTAGCCAAAGGAACTCCCATAAACGCATCGTCAGTGTCTTTGATACAAGGAGCACCCGATCGGTCATCCACTCCAGCATCGATTACGTCTACCAATTCAAACACCAGCAAAATCATTGCATCATCAACGGTTCGTACCAGTAGAACCCGTAAAGCAGCATTCTGGCAGTTATTAGCAGCTCGTGAATGGAACGATGCCAATGTCAAAGAAAAGTCAATCTACTGCATCGACCAGGCAAACTCGTTGATCTACAACGAACTAGACTGGGCCCATCGTCCTACAGGACTTCTCCATCGTCTTCAAGAATCTTAG
- the FOL1 gene encoding trifunctional dihydropteroate synthetase/dihydrohydroxymethylpterin pyrophosphokinase/dihydroneopterin aldolase FOL1 (Multifunctional enzyme of the folic acid biosynthesis pathway; has dihydropteroate synthetase, dihydro-6-hydroxymethylpterin pyrophosphokinase, and dihydroneopterin aldolase activities; GO_component: GO:0005737 - cytoplasm [Evidence IDA] [PMID 8813764]; GO_component: GO:0016020 - membrane [Evidence IEA]; GO_component: GO:0005740 - mitochondrial envelope [Evidence IDA] [PMID 15169867]; GO_component: GO:0031966 - mitochondrial membrane [Evidence IEA]; GO_component: GO:0005739 - mitochondrion [Evidence IEA]; GO_component: GO:0005739 - mitochondrion [Evidence IDA] [PMID 14576278]; GO_component: GO:0005739 - mitochondrion [Evidence IDA] [PMID 16823961]; GO_function: GO:0003848 - 2-amino-4-hydroxy-6-hydroxymethyldihydropteridine diphosphokinase activity [Evidence IEA,IEA]; GO_function: GO:0003848 - 2-amino-4-hydroxy-6-hydroxymethyldihydropteridine diphosphokinase activity [Evidence IDA] [PMID 15169867]; GO_function: GO:0003848 - 2-amino-4-hydroxy-6-hydroxymethyldihydropteridine diphosphokinase activity [Evidence ISS] [PMID 9234673]; GO_function: GO:0005524 - ATP binding [Evidence IEA]; GO_function: GO:0003824 - catalytic activity [Evidence IEA]; GO_function: GO:0004150 - dihydroneopterin aldolase activity [Evidence IEA,IEA]; GO_function: GO:0004150 - dihydroneopterin aldolase activity [Evidence ISS] [PMID 11752249]; GO_function: GO:0004150 - dihydroneopterin aldolase activity [Evidence IDA] [PMID 15169867]; GO_function: GO:0004156 - dihydropteroate synthase activity [Evidence IEA,IEA]; GO_function: GO:0004156 - dihydropteroate synthase activity [Evidence IMP] [PMID 11731153]; GO_function: GO:0004156 - dihydropteroate synthase activity [Evidence IDA] [PMID 15169867]; GO_function: GO:0016301 - kinase activity [Evidence IEA]; GO_function: GO:0016829 - lyase activity [Evidence IEA]; GO_function: GO:0046872 - metal ion binding [Evidence IEA]; GO_function: GO:0000166 - nucleotide binding [Evidence IEA]; GO_function: GO:0016740 - transferase activity [Evidence IEA]; GO_process: GO:0044237 - cellular metabolic process [Evidence IEA]; GO_process: GO:0046656 - folic acid biosynthetic process [Evidence IEA]; GO_process: GO:0009396 - folic acid-containing compound biosynthetic process [Evidence IEA]; GO_process: GO:0006760 - folic acid-containing compound metabolic process [Evidence IEA]; GO_process: GO:0008152 - metabolic process [Evidence IEA]; GO_process: GO:0016310 - phosphorylation [Evidence IEA]; GO_process: GO:0042558 - pteridine-containing compound metabolic process [Evidence IEA]; GO_process: GO:0046654 - tetrahydrofolate biosynthetic process [Evidence IEA,IEA]; GO_process: GO:0046654 - tetrahydrofolate biosynthetic process [Evidence IMP] [PMID 11731153]; GO_process: GO:0046654 - tetrahydrofolate biosynthetic process [Evidence IMP] [PMID 15169867]), translating to MKTHNPSQKDLVFVRELFIKAITGVDAWHRPQPQPVLVSIWLHTDVAEAGSTDHLTYSLNYDVISRNVTRNIESGKFRSLEQIASNVAEVVLADSTGGQWATIHVKKPRALLRAESSEIIISRRKVSTADGGYKIVTTPGTTDVVKIHKLQLVTIIGVNTIERLHRQNVILDLTLYKPTLEGSHTSTANAVAADADSTVASLSQDNNGTGSAPTPTATFNKHYDFRQVVDTVSNHVEDSSYKTVEAFVTSVAKVICKTCGVEKATVRAEKPSAITFAEAAGVEITRTRDSFTDDEPEPLESDNIAGTNASSVAASAAGTTTPRSIPASGTATPLFPQSGTETLSVADAIHNVYLAFGSNEGDPIANIEQSRHELAKRNINVIATSSLYLSEPMFVADQNKFYNGVFHCQTKLAPLDLLDSIKDIESNALGRVKLMDNGPRTIDLDILLYDDLVMNHPRLNIPHIGMLSRSFVLQPLVELVPSDALHPLTAETYRAHLDQIPSTSDVQSSSQLVTCIPLPHSAGNLEYDPVNHTRSTDIMAIINVTPDSFSDGGKVNLDNIVETACTFVKQGAKILDVGGMSTNPKSVDPGSAEELSRIVPAIKALRACPDLAHIPISIDTYRSEVAEAALEAGANIINDISAGVLDPVILEVAVKYKCPIILNHTRGSPQEMTKLAHYSIPDSQVKDDSDEAVVEIVGRELEDRVNDCVSAGLARWQIILDPGLGFAKNINHNLAIIRNLELLRSREAFTGLVWLLGPSRKRFIGTITGRQEAADRILGTAATVTSLIAGGSDIVRVHDVPEMADVVKMADAIHRNVY from the coding sequence ATGAAAACTCATAATCCGTCTCAGAAGGACCTAGTGTTCGTTCGAGAACTGTTTATTAAAGCCATTACAGGTGTCGATGCTTGGCATCGGCCGCAACCACAACCTGTTCTTGTATCGATCTGGCTTCATACTGATGTCGCTGAGGCTGGCTCTACTGACCATCTTACCTACTCATTGAACTATGATGTGATATCTAGAAATGTCACTAGAAATATAGAGTCTGGAAAATTCCGGTCTTTAGAACAGATTGCTTCTAATGTGGCTGAAGTGGTTCTGGCCGATAGTACGGGTGGTCAGTGGGCTACTATTCATGTCAAAAAGCCAAGAGCGCTTCTTCGTGCTGAGTCTTCAGAAATCATTATTTCTCGACGAAAGGTTTCGACAGCAGATGGTGGATATAAAATTGTCACCACTCCAGGTACAACTGATGTCGTCAAGATACACAAACTTCAGCTTGTAACAATTATCGGTGTAAACACTATTGAACGACTACATCGTCAAAACGTTATTCTTGATCTCACTCTGTATAAACCCACTTTAGAAGGATCACATACAAGCACTGCaaatgctgttgctgctgatgctgattctactgttgcttctctttctcAAGATAATAATGGCACTGGTTCAGCCCCTACTCCCACGGCAACTTTCAATAAACACTACGACTTCAGACAAGTAGTCGACACTGTTTCTAATCACGTTGAAGACTCGAGCTATAAGACTGTTGAAGCATTTGTTACTTCGGTAGCCAAAGTCATTTGCAAGACTTGCGGGGTTGAAAAGGCTACTGTACGTGCTGAAAAGCCCAGTGCCATTACGTttgctgaagctgctggtgttgagaTCACTCGTACCAGAGACTCTTTTACAGACGATGAACCAGAGCCTCTAGAAAGTGACAATATTGCCGGTACCAATGCTAGTTCAGTTGCTGctagtgctgctggaaCTACTACACCCCGATCGATTCCTGCTTCAGGTACTGCCACACCTCTGTTCCCTCAATCTGGAACAGAGACACTGTCAGTGGCTGATGCGATTCACAACGTTTATCTTGCCTTTGGCAGCAACGAGGGTGATCCAATTGCCAATATTGAACAGTCTCGTCATGAACTGGCTAAACGAAATATTAACGTCATAGCAACTTCATCTTTATACTTGTCGGAACCCATGTTTGTGGCTGACCAGAATAAATTCTACAATGGAGTGTTTCACTGCCAGACCAAACTGGCTCCTTTGGACCTTTTAGACTCTATCAAAGATATCGAGTCAAATGCACTGGGTCGTGTCAAGCTCATGGACAACGGTCCTCGTACCATCGACCTCGACATTCTTCTATACGATGATCTGGTTATGAACCACCCACGTCTGAATATCCCTCATATTGGCATGTTGTCGCGATCATTTGTTCTCCAACCGCTTGTAGAGCTAGTGCCCTCCGACGCTCTCCATCCTCTTACTGCTGAAACCTACCGTGCTCATCTCGATCAGATCCCAAGTACAAGTGACGTTCAGTCGTCGTCTCAGCTCGTCACATGCATTCCCCTGCCTCATTCCGCTGGCAACCTAGAGTATGATCCTGTAAACCACACTCGTTCCACCGATATTATGGCCATCATAAATGTGACTCCAGACTCGTTTTCTGACGGCGGCAAAGTGAACCTGGACAATATTGTGGAAACCGCCTGTACTTTTGTTAAACAGGGTGCAAAGATTCTAGACGTTGGTGGCATGTCCACCAACCCCAAATCTGTTGACCCGGGGTCTGCTGAAGAACTCTCTCGTATTGTACCTGCTATTAAAGCATTACGTGCATGTCCTGACCTGGCTCATATTCCTATTTCCATCGACACGTACCGTAGTGAAGTCGCTGAAGCTGCTTTAGAAGCTGGTGCTAACATCATCAATGACATCAGTGCTGGAGTTCTGGACCCCGTCATCCTCGAAGTCGCTGTCAAGTACAAGTGCCCTATCATCTTAAACCATACTCGTGGATCCCCACAAGAAATGACTAAACTCGCTCATTACTCGATTCCCGATTCTCAAGTCAAAGATGATAGTGACGAGGCTGTTGTCGAGATTGTTGGCCGCGAACTCGAAGACAGGGTCAATGACTGCGTTTCTGCCGGCCTTGCCCGCTGGCAGATTATTCTTGACCCTGGTCTTGGTTTTGCAAAAAACATCAATCACAACCTAGCCATAATACGAAATCTTGAACTTCTCCGTTCTCGCGAGGCTTTCACTGGTCTCGTCTGGCTCCTTGGTCCCAGCAGAAAGCGGTTCATTGGTACCATTACCGGCCGccaagaagctgctgacaGAATCCTCGGCACTGCTGCAACCGTCACCTCTCTCATTGCAGGTGGTTCTGATATTGTTCGTGTTCATGATGTCCCGGAAATGGCCGACGTTGTCAAGATGGCTGATGCTATCCACAGGAACGTGTATTAG